In a genomic window of Allomeiothermus silvanus DSM 9946:
- a CDS encoding helix-turn-helix domain-containing protein, whose amino-acid sequence MARASSPPPSFPIGQRLRATRLAKGFTLEQVAKRSGLDKSFISRLERDATAASVASLLKVCGALGIQPGSLFDPPKTNLVRAEEAPSANFGGQGVQDFILSRGLRGEIMVLRTEIEPGGHGGKELYIFPADTDFVTVLEGSLEFTVGEARYTLHPGDSLTFCGQEPHTWRNLGKSRAVVLWVLSPAP is encoded by the coding sequence ATGGCCCGAGCCAGCTCTCCACCCCCCTCCTTTCCCATCGGCCAGCGGCTACGGGCCACCCGATTGGCCAAGGGGTTCACCCTGGAGCAAGTCGCCAAGCGCAGCGGGCTGGACAAATCCTTTATCAGCCGCCTCGAGCGAGACGCCACGGCAGCCTCGGTGGCCTCGCTGCTCAAGGTTTGCGGGGCGCTGGGCATCCAGCCAGGTTCGCTCTTCGACCCACCCAAAACCAACCTGGTACGGGCCGAAGAAGCCCCGAGCGCCAACTTTGGCGGGCAGGGGGTGCAAGACTTCATCCTCTCGCGGGGCTTGCGGGGGGAGATTATGGTCTTGCGCACCGAGATCGAGCCCGGCGGACACGGGGGAAAAGAACTCTACATCTTCCCCGCCGATACCGATTTCGTCACGGTGCTCGAGGGGAGCCTGGAGTTCACCGTGGGCGAGGCCCGCTACACCCTGCACCCCGGCGACAGCCTGACCTTCTGTGGTCAAGAACCCCATACCTGGCGCAACCTGGGCAAAAGCCGCGCGGTGGTGCTGTGGGTGCTGAGCCCAGCCCCCTGA
- a CDS encoding amino acid ABC transporter permease — MDFGLIRDSLPFLLQGAWVTLRITALSLIFGVFLGTLVALARMSPIRWLSGLTLGYIELLRGTPLLVQIFLIFFGIPQLTQQQINEFVAGVIAFSINSSAYVAEILRAGIQSIPKGQREAALSLGFSPTQTLRYIILPQAFIRVIPPLVNEGIALLKNSSLLSAIAVVELTRAGQLISARTFKPFEMYLAVSLIYLVMTVILSFVARQLEARWQVR, encoded by the coding sequence ATGGACTTCGGCCTGATCCGCGATAGCCTACCGTTCTTGCTCCAAGGAGCCTGGGTAACCCTGCGCATCACCGCGCTCTCGCTGATCTTTGGGGTCTTCCTAGGCACATTGGTGGCGCTGGCCAGGATGTCTCCCATCCGTTGGCTTTCCGGGCTGACCCTGGGCTACATCGAGCTGCTGCGCGGCACACCACTGCTGGTGCAGATCTTCCTGATCTTCTTCGGCATTCCCCAGCTCACCCAGCAGCAGATCAACGAGTTTGTAGCCGGGGTGATCGCTTTCAGCATCAACTCCAGCGCCTACGTGGCCGAAATCCTGCGCGCGGGCATCCAAAGCATTCCCAAAGGCCAGCGCGAGGCGGCGCTTTCGCTGGGATTTAGCCCTACCCAGACCCTGCGCTACATCATCCTGCCGCAAGCGTTTATCCGGGTAATCCCCCCGCTGGTCAATGAGGGCATCGCCTTGCTCAAGAACTCCTCGCTGCTGTCGGCCATCGCAGTGGTCGAGCTAACCCGGGCCGGGCAGCTCATCTCGGCCCGCACCTTCAAGCCCTTCGAAATGTACCTGGCGGTCTCGCTGATCTATCTGGTGATGACGGTGATCCTGAGCTTTGTGGCGCGGCAACTCGAGGCCCGCTGGCAAGTGCGCTGA
- a CDS encoding basic amino acid ABC transporter substrate-binding protein — translation MRKWFAVLALVGLLGASSTLAQSCLASAKANGLTVGTSPDYPPFESLDKDNKIIGFDVDLINAIAGELGLKVSVIGQSFDGLIPALLSKKIDVIAAGLTITEERKKSVDFTRPYISGPNVIITRKETSGISKLEDLAGKKVAVQIGSAQEKIASGVKGAQVKSYNLYTDAALAVNTRQADALIVHRFVGRAFLKQYPDLKIVAELNQVDTGLALRKDCGDLRQAIDAAIEKLEQNGKMDELAAKWFK, via the coding sequence ATGCGCAAATGGTTTGCTGTGCTGGCTTTGGTGGGGCTGTTGGGGGCCTCGAGCACCCTGGCCCAAAGCTGCTTGGCGAGCGCCAAAGCCAATGGTCTGACCGTCGGCACCAGCCCCGACTACCCCCCCTTCGAGTCGCTGGACAAGGACAACAAGATCATCGGCTTTGACGTGGACCTCATCAACGCTATCGCAGGGGAGTTGGGCCTCAAGGTCAGCGTCATCGGCCAGAGCTTTGATGGGCTGATCCCGGCCTTACTCTCCAAGAAGATTGACGTCATCGCCGCCGGGCTCACCATCACCGAGGAGCGCAAGAAGTCGGTGGACTTCACCCGGCCTTATATCTCCGGACCCAACGTGATCATCACCCGCAAGGAGACCAGCGGGATCAGCAAGCTCGAAGACCTGGCGGGCAAGAAAGTAGCGGTACAGATCGGCAGCGCCCAGGAAAAGATCGCCAGTGGGGTCAAAGGAGCCCAGGTCAAGTCCTACAATCTCTACACCGACGCCGCTCTGGCGGTGAACACCCGCCAGGCTGACGCCCTGATCGTGCACCGCTTCGTGGGCCGGGCCTTCCTCAAGCAATACCCCGACCTCAAGATCGTGGCCGAACTCAACCAGGTAGACACCGGGCTGGCCCTGCGCAAAGACTGCGGGGATTTGCGCCAGGCCATCGATGCGGCCATCGAAAAGTTAGAGCAAAACGGCAAGATGGATGAACTTGCGGCCAAATGGTTCAAATAA
- a CDS encoding glycoside hydrolase family 130 protein: MRILPLILLALLGGTAENVSSSLPGPFTRALENPLLTPQGQGWEALAVFNPAVIYADGHYWMLYRAQDPQGISRLGLATSSDGLHFVRESQPVLSPSDPGEAGGVEDPRLVRIGGRYYLTYTGYDGRRVAQTRLAVSEDLREWRKLGVIIDTPWNKAGAILDQPLDGLYFMYFGDREIQLATSRDLRRWRVEPEAVLKPRPGMWDEGGVEPGPPPLLTPKGILLIYNGRDHRNVYAVGAALFSAGDPSQLLARSETPLLQAEAPYEREGTVPNVVFAEGLVVREGVWRLYYGGGDRVVGLATAKLAELLEFAKSG, from the coding sequence ATGCGGATACTCCCCTTGATCTTGCTGGCCCTGCTAGGCGGGACAGCAGAAAACGTTAGCTCGAGCCTCCCCGGCCCTTTCACCCGGGCCTTGGAGAACCCGCTTCTCACCCCCCAAGGTCAGGGTTGGGAAGCCCTGGCAGTGTTCAACCCAGCGGTGATCTACGCGGACGGACACTACTGGATGCTCTACCGGGCCCAAGACCCTCAAGGGATCTCCCGGCTGGGGCTGGCCACCTCGAGTGATGGGTTGCATTTTGTGCGGGAGAGCCAGCCGGTGCTCTCCCCGAGCGACCCTGGTGAAGCCGGCGGGGTGGAAGACCCTCGGCTAGTCAGGATCGGCGGGCGCTACTACCTCACCTACACCGGATACGATGGCCGCCGGGTGGCACAAACCCGGCTAGCGGTGTCGGAGGATCTGCGGGAGTGGCGAAAACTAGGTGTGATCATCGACACCCCTTGGAACAAAGCCGGAGCCATCCTCGATCAGCCGCTGGATGGGCTATACTTCATGTACTTTGGCGACCGGGAGATCCAGCTCGCCACCTCCCGTGACCTGCGGCGCTGGCGGGTGGAGCCGGAAGCGGTACTCAAACCGCGCCCGGGAATGTGGGATGAGGGTGGGGTGGAGCCCGGTCCACCCCCTTTGCTCACTCCCAAGGGAATCCTGCTCATCTACAACGGCCGCGATCACCGCAACGTCTACGCAGTGGGGGCGGCCCTCTTCAGTGCGGGAGACCCGAGCCAGCTACTGGCGCGCAGCGAAACCCCCCTGCTGCAAGCAGAGGCCCCGTACGAGCGCGAGGGAACCGTTCCCAACGTAGTCTTCGCCGAGGGACTGGTGGTGCGGGAGGGGGTGTGGCGGCTCTATTACGGGGGGGGCGACCGGGTGGTGGGGCTGGCCACAGCAAAGCTCGCGGAGCTGCTGGAATTCGCCAAGTCTGGCTGA
- a CDS encoding tetratricopeptide repeat protein, protein MDVGWWDSDGSVYTGGLYRLPLQPYPLIGRQRDLNAAEALLLRGDVRLFTVVGPPGVGKTRFALELASRVAPRFSEGVAFVDLAPVREAGLVLDAVARVLGVAEHPDRTMLAQLQRHLGNQSLLLILDNLEHVIAAAADLAGLLEASPQVKLLVTSRQPLHLRWEHRYNLLPLTLPDAAAGLEDALLRYPATALFLERARMADAAFSVDAGRTLAVVEICRRLDGLPLAIELAAAWTAVLGPEAVLSRLLAHRVFPLGSSRDGPERQRTLFDAIAWSYDLLNEAERRVFRALGAFAGETPLEAIEAVCEGLGVDVLTPVAGLVDKNLLLRVGEGETRFRMLETIRSFAEEQLERMGEATVVRHRHAAWFLGLARRAERFIWSEHQAVWLLRLERAHDNVRLALNWCFSGGDEETGVLLVAAMHRFWFARGYIREGRKWNELAASKRQVSDRGRALALRNLAFFLTQQGEAEQALGLAEQAAALARSVGEPSLLAWILHGLALVTDAVGDIERSERLNREILDRARQAGDEALAIRALGGIGSVLHRRGDISQARTFFEEALALARPRHDKWLMSVVTRNLGLALASEDPAQALALLQESLALAYEIGHRSLTVRGLEALAGLQAQAEAAAKLLGASEVFRDAFGLKRGSSSEAWVAAVRERLGPAAFEAAWNQGQAMTPGEAVALALGRGAPLPIAQVQRPGGLTDREIQVVWEIASGLTNRQIAEKLEISQRTVDAHVQNILNKLGVEKRTQIAVWASRHLKEDPSP, encoded by the coding sequence ATGGACGTAGGTTGGTGGGATAGCGACGGCAGCGTTTACACAGGGGGCTTGTACCGACTGCCCCTGCAGCCATACCCCCTGATCGGCCGCCAGAGGGATCTGAACGCAGCCGAGGCGCTCCTTTTACGCGGCGACGTGCGGCTCTTTACCGTCGTGGGGCCACCCGGCGTGGGCAAGACACGGTTTGCGCTCGAGTTGGCCTCGAGGGTCGCTCCCCGATTTAGCGAGGGCGTGGCCTTCGTGGATCTAGCACCTGTACGCGAGGCAGGTCTAGTTCTTGACGCGGTCGCCCGCGTGCTCGGCGTGGCCGAACATCCGGACCGCACCATGCTAGCGCAGCTCCAACGTCACCTTGGGAACCAAAGCCTACTCCTGATCCTCGACAACCTCGAGCACGTGATCGCTGCCGCGGCGGATCTGGCTGGGCTACTGGAGGCCAGCCCGCAGGTCAAACTGCTCGTCACCAGCCGTCAGCCGCTGCACCTCCGCTGGGAGCACAGGTATAACCTCCTTCCGCTTACCCTGCCTGACGCAGCGGCAGGATTGGAGGATGCTTTGCTCCGCTACCCCGCCACGGCCCTCTTTCTAGAGCGGGCCCGCATGGCAGATGCCGCTTTCTCAGTAGATGCAGGGAGGACCCTGGCCGTCGTGGAGATCTGCCGCCGGTTGGATGGGCTTCCCCTGGCGATCGAACTGGCAGCGGCCTGGACCGCCGTGCTGGGGCCGGAGGCGGTTCTGTCCCGGCTATTGGCTCACCGGGTCTTCCCTTTAGGCAGTTCACGCGACGGGCCTGAGCGACAGCGCACCCTCTTTGACGCCATCGCCTGGAGCTACGACCTCCTAAATGAGGCAGAGCGCCGGGTATTTCGTGCTCTGGGCGCCTTTGCTGGCGAGACTCCCCTCGAGGCCATCGAGGCCGTATGCGAGGGGCTCGGGGTGGATGTGCTGACCCCGGTCGCGGGGCTTGTCGATAAGAACCTGCTGCTGCGGGTGGGCGAGGGCGAAACGCGCTTTCGCATGCTGGAGACCATCCGTAGCTTCGCTGAGGAGCAACTCGAGCGCATGGGCGAGGCGACTGTGGTGCGCCATCGCCACGCGGCCTGGTTCCTTGGCCTGGCCCGGCGGGCCGAACGGTTTATCTGGAGTGAGCACCAGGCGGTCTGGCTTCTTCGCCTGGAGCGGGCTCACGACAACGTCCGCCTGGCCCTGAACTGGTGCTTCAGCGGCGGGGATGAGGAAACAGGGGTGCTGCTGGTGGCTGCCATGCATCGCTTCTGGTTTGCCCGTGGGTATATCCGCGAAGGCCGAAAGTGGAATGAGCTAGCGGCATCAAAGCGGCAGGTCTCCGACCGGGGACGCGCACTGGCTCTCAGAAACCTGGCCTTTTTCCTCACCCAGCAGGGTGAGGCGGAACAGGCGCTCGGCTTGGCAGAACAGGCCGCGGCCTTAGCCCGATCGGTGGGCGAGCCTTCGCTCTTGGCCTGGATCCTGCACGGTCTGGCCTTGGTGACGGATGCGGTGGGGGATATCGAACGTTCCGAGCGCCTAAACCGTGAGATTTTGGACCGCGCGCGCCAAGCAGGGGACGAGGCGCTGGCCATCCGGGCGCTGGGTGGCATCGGGAGCGTGCTCCACCGGCGAGGCGATATTTCGCAGGCGCGGACGTTCTTCGAGGAAGCCCTGGCGCTGGCTCGCCCGCGCCACGACAAATGGCTGATGAGCGTCGTCACCCGCAACCTCGGTCTGGCCCTGGCGTCTGAAGACCCTGCTCAAGCCCTGGCGCTGCTGCAGGAGAGCCTGGCCCTAGCCTACGAGATCGGCCATCGCTCACTAACGGTGCGCGGTCTGGAGGCTCTGGCTGGCCTCCAAGCTCAGGCCGAAGCCGCGGCCAAGTTGCTGGGTGCCTCCGAGGTTTTCCGGGATGCTTTTGGGTTGAAGCGTGGGAGTTCGTCAGAGGCGTGGGTGGCTGCCGTGCGCGAGCGTCTGGGGCCTGCCGCGTTCGAGGCCGCCTGGAATCAGGGGCAGGCGATGACCCCCGGCGAGGCGGTGGCTCTGGCCCTGGGGCGGGGCGCTCCGCTGCCGATAGCGCAGGTTCAGCGTCCCGGTGGGCTGACCGACCGCGAAATCCAGGTTGTTTGGGAGATCGCTAGCGGCCTGACCAACCGGCAAATAGCAGAAAAACTGGAGATCTCCCAGCGCACCGTGGACGCTCACGTACAGAACATCCTGAACAAACTGGGGGTGGAAAAACGCACGCAGATCGCTGTCTGGGCCTCGAGGCATCTCAAGGAGGACCCATCTCCCTAG
- a CDS encoding cupin domain-containing protein has translation MKYKFWGVFISLICGAFLFVFTAEGQQQPPLAIKALVEKKVSQLPDGPLFWRIQNFSTLAEAQAAAGPWGLAVEAGGKVWLFKLGPRGEEGGDKVAEVGPLPRVAASEYLLRINEATGPSGSVTAVHTHPGSEALYVLAGEQCIRTSHGVMRVQAGQPATGHEANTPMQVSSCGTVDLHALVMFLVDATKPFSSPATFPSGNVPYVPY, from the coding sequence ATGAAGTATAAGTTTTGGGGTGTATTCATCAGTCTGATTTGTGGGGCATTTCTCTTTGTATTTACAGCGGAAGGCCAACAGCAACCGCCCCTCGCGATTAAGGCATTGGTCGAGAAGAAAGTATCCCAACTGCCGGATGGGCCGCTTTTCTGGCGGATTCAAAACTTTTCTACGCTCGCGGAGGCCCAGGCTGCCGCGGGCCCTTGGGGGTTGGCGGTGGAGGCAGGGGGCAAGGTTTGGCTCTTCAAGCTTGGCCCTAGAGGTGAAGAGGGTGGTGATAAGGTGGCCGAGGTTGGTCCGCTGCCCCGGGTGGCTGCCTCGGAGTATCTTCTCCGGATCAACGAAGCTACCGGCCCTTCCGGCAGCGTTACCGCTGTGCACACCCACCCAGGTTCGGAAGCGCTCTACGTGCTCGCCGGAGAACAGTGCATCCGTACTTCCCATGGGGTGATGCGGGTGCAAGCTGGACAACCGGCGACCGGACATGAGGCCAATACGCCCATGCAGGTCTCGAGCTGTGGCACGGTAGACCTACACGCCCTGGTGATGTTTTTGGTGGATGCCACCAAACCTTTTTCCTCCCCGGCTACGTTTCCATCCGGCAACGTGCCCTACGTGCCCTACTAG
- a CDS encoding integrase core domain-containing protein: protein MQFTTVGREIWRGARQAQRLAEANASDPEVQERLRKLRLVKALRESKKSWKEIQDLVGISRATYHRWQKALKEKGLAGLKPRSRRPKHLRTKVHWTPGLLIRIETLRKENPTWGRWSIWLTLRKEGFQMSERTVGRILAYLEKHRRIESVAGYLARTQRGKLKRRVNRPYAKRKPRGYEARAPGDLVQVDTLTLTLGPGSMVKHFSAIDLHSRFVLAEVHSRATAKLSEGFLSLLLARAPFPIRAIQVDGGSEFMAEFEEACCALGIALFVLPPRSPKLNGHVERMQRTFKEEFYTRPLPTPLSELQAELDTYLDYYNRRRPHMALGGLAPLEFLAKMQEESVPQRVSNVLTDYKALNFS from the coding sequence GTGCAGTTTACCACCGTTGGCCGAGAGATATGGAGAGGCGCTAGACAAGCACAGAGGCTGGCCGAGGCCAACGCAAGCGACCCAGAGGTCCAGGAACGTCTGCGCAAGCTCCGACTGGTCAAAGCCCTGCGTGAAAGTAAAAAGAGCTGGAAGGAGATCCAGGACCTGGTCGGGATCAGCCGGGCCACCTACCACCGCTGGCAAAAAGCCCTAAAAGAAAAGGGCCTGGCTGGACTCAAACCCCGCTCCCGCCGCCCTAAGCACCTGCGCACAAAGGTCCACTGGACCCCAGGGCTGCTCATTAGAATAGAAACTCTCCGCAAGGAAAACCCCACCTGGGGACGCTGGTCCATCTGGCTTACCCTCCGCAAGGAGGGTTTCCAGATGAGCGAACGCACGGTGGGGCGCATCCTGGCCTACCTGGAGAAGCACCGACGTATCGAGAGCGTGGCCGGCTACCTGGCCCGGACTCAAAGAGGGAAGCTAAAGCGAAGGGTAAACCGGCCCTACGCCAAAAGGAAGCCCCGAGGATACGAGGCCAGGGCTCCTGGGGACCTGGTCCAGGTGGACACCCTCACCCTGACCTTAGGACCGGGAAGCATGGTCAAGCACTTCTCGGCGATTGACCTCCATAGCCGGTTTGTCCTGGCGGAGGTGCACAGCCGGGCCACGGCTAAGCTTTCTGAGGGGTTCTTGTCCTTGCTTCTGGCCAGGGCCCCTTTTCCCATCCGGGCCATCCAGGTGGATGGGGGCAGCGAGTTCATGGCCGAGTTTGAGGAGGCCTGCTGTGCTCTGGGGATTGCCTTGTTTGTGCTACCGCCGAGGAGTCCTAAACTCAATGGTCACGTGGAGCGGATGCAGCGGACCTTCAAGGAGGAGTTCTACACCCGGCCTTTGCCCACCCCGCTCAGCGAGCTGCAGGCAGAGCTGGATACCTACCTGGACTACTACAACCGCCGAAGGCCTCACATGGCCCTGGGGGGTCTTGCTCCGCTGGAGTTTTTGGCTAAGATGCAAGAGGAGTCGGTTCCTCAAAGAGTCTCAAATGTGTTGACCGATTACAAAGCCTTGAATTTCTCGTAG
- a CDS encoding DEAD/DEAH box helicase, whose product MEFKDFALRPEVLAALEAKGFTTPTAIQAQAIPLALEGRDVLGQARTGTGKTLAFALPIAHKLEAPFRGDSRVASRQRGRPPRAFILTPTRELALQVAGELAWVAPHLHVLPIYGGTGYGSQAEGLRRGADVVVATPGRAIDYLNQGILDLSHVEIAVLDEADEMLSMGFEEDVEKLLGATPASRQTFLFSATVPSWAKRLAERYMRDPVHVNVVKDEQVSYEELALQAPLQTRLNTLTDVIFAYAPERTIVFTRTKAEVDELATGLQARGIGAAPIHGDMSQRERERVLGRFREGTDTVLVATDVAARGLDIPEVDLVVHFRLPEKAEPYQHRSGRTGRAGRSGRVILFYGPRERRELENLEYAVKRRFKRVNPPTPEEVQEAKWQRLLARLAKQPPHERAPWRELADRLVNDREAIAGLLAFMLGTVSAPKSLITGEEGLVTVKLSGQRLTIARVVAVLKKAGAGRIGRIVLSQDAAYIDVQADELESIQQNLSEFHLSRAHEVPAESPSRERRESEGRTPRRERSYSERRRVVSR is encoded by the coding sequence ATGGAGTTCAAAGATTTTGCTTTGCGGCCCGAGGTGCTGGCTGCCCTCGAGGCCAAGGGTTTCACAACCCCCACCGCCATCCAAGCGCAGGCCATTCCCCTAGCCCTGGAGGGTAGGGACGTGTTAGGCCAGGCCCGTACCGGCACCGGAAAGACCCTGGCCTTCGCTTTGCCTATTGCGCATAAGCTCGAGGCGCCGTTTCGCGGCGATAGCCGGGTGGCTTCTCGCCAACGGGGCCGTCCCCCGCGGGCTTTTATTCTCACCCCTACCCGCGAATTGGCCCTGCAGGTCGCGGGTGAGCTAGCTTGGGTGGCGCCGCACTTGCACGTGTTGCCCATTTATGGCGGCACTGGGTACGGTTCTCAGGCCGAGGGGCTGCGGCGCGGCGCGGATGTGGTGGTCGCCACCCCGGGTCGGGCCATCGACTATCTGAATCAGGGCATCCTGGATCTTTCTCATGTCGAGATCGCTGTGCTCGACGAGGCTGACGAGATGCTCTCGATGGGCTTCGAGGAAGATGTAGAAAAACTGCTGGGCGCGACCCCGGCTTCACGCCAGACTTTCCTCTTCTCGGCCACCGTGCCAAGCTGGGCCAAGCGCCTGGCCGAACGTTACATGCGGGATCCCGTCCATGTCAACGTGGTCAAGGACGAGCAGGTGAGCTACGAGGAACTGGCCCTACAAGCCCCCCTGCAGACTCGTTTGAACACCCTAACCGACGTGATCTTTGCCTATGCCCCTGAGCGTACCATCGTCTTTACTCGTACCAAGGCTGAGGTGGATGAGCTGGCCACGGGCTTGCAAGCCCGTGGCATTGGGGCAGCGCCCATTCACGGCGACATGAGCCAGCGCGAGCGCGAGCGGGTGCTGGGCCGTTTCCGCGAAGGTACCGATACCGTACTGGTCGCCACCGACGTGGCCGCCAGGGGCCTGGACATCCCCGAGGTGGACCTGGTGGTGCATTTTCGGCTTCCTGAGAAGGCCGAGCCTTACCAGCACCGCTCAGGGCGTACTGGCCGGGCAGGGCGGAGTGGCCGGGTCATCCTGTTCTACGGGCCGCGCGAGCGCCGTGAGCTGGAGAACCTCGAGTATGCCGTCAAACGCCGCTTCAAACGGGTCAATCCGCCCACCCCTGAGGAGGTACAGGAGGCCAAGTGGCAGAGGTTGCTGGCCCGTCTCGCCAAGCAACCCCCCCATGAGCGCGCCCCCTGGCGCGAGCTGGCAGATCGGTTGGTGAATGACCGCGAGGCCATTGCCGGGCTCTTGGCGTTCATGCTGGGCACCGTTTCGGCCCCTAAGAGCCTCATCACCGGCGAGGAAGGCTTGGTCACGGTGAAGCTCAGCGGGCAGCGCCTTACCATTGCGCGGGTGGTGGCGGTGCTTAAGAAAGCTGGGGCGGGCCGGATCGGGCGGATCGTGCTCTCCCAGGACGCCGCTTATATCGACGTGCAGGCCGACGAACTCGAATCCATCCAGCAAAACTTGAGCGAGTTCCACCTCTCCCGTGCCCACGAGGTCCCGGCGGAAAGCCCCTCGCGCGAGCGCCGCGAGAGCGAAGGCCGGACTCCCCGGCGGGAGCGTTCCTACTCGGAGCGTCGCCGGGTAGTCTCCCGCTAA
- a CDS encoding GNAT family N-acetyltransferase codes for MTLELRPISPRSASQAEYRAMTEFWNRMRSEVLPDDPPLSLEERIASWKNIPDFVQVVAWAFWEGEEIVAAGNADYLELEENRHLLDFTIQVLPSYRRQGLGKELLRYVVETAERTGKRLMLTNTNERVPAGAAFMEQIGAARGLETHTNQLDLRELDPSLIHSWIERGKASGYTLGFWEGPYPEAELAAFARFLQVMNTAPRDNLEVEDFKYTPEHVRQMEGSLFAAGNQRWTYWVKAPDGRFAGYSEITWNPSRPQILYQQGTGVEPEFRGHGLSRWLKATMLEKVLREMPQARFVRTGNADSNAPMLKINRELGFKPYLSSTVWQVETAKARAYLER; via the coding sequence TTGACCTTGGAGTTACGCCCGATCAGTCCCCGCAGCGCCAGCCAGGCCGAGTACCGGGCCATGACTGAGTTCTGGAACCGGATGCGCTCGGAGGTGCTGCCCGATGATCCACCCCTCTCTTTGGAAGAGCGCATTGCCAGTTGGAAAAACATCCCTGATTTCGTACAAGTGGTGGCTTGGGCCTTCTGGGAGGGTGAGGAGATCGTCGCGGCAGGCAACGCAGATTATCTCGAACTCGAGGAGAACCGGCACCTCCTCGATTTCACCATCCAGGTGCTGCCCTCCTACCGTCGCCAAGGGCTCGGCAAGGAGCTGCTCCGCTATGTGGTGGAGACCGCCGAGCGAACCGGAAAACGGCTTATGCTCACCAACACCAACGAGCGGGTGCCAGCCGGGGCCGCCTTCATGGAGCAGATCGGGGCGGCGCGGGGGCTCGAGACCCACACCAACCAGCTCGACCTAAGGGAGCTCGACCCCAGCCTAATTCACAGTTGGATAGAGCGAGGGAAAGCCAGCGGCTACACCCTGGGGTTCTGGGAGGGCCCTTACCCAGAGGCCGAGCTTGCGGCATTCGCCAGGTTTTTGCAGGTGATGAACACCGCTCCCCGCGACAACCTGGAGGTGGAGGACTTCAAATACACCCCGGAACACGTGCGGCAGATGGAGGGCTCACTGTTTGCCGCCGGGAACCAGCGCTGGACCTACTGGGTCAAAGCCCCGGACGGGCGGTTTGCTGGATACAGCGAGATCACCTGGAACCCCAGCCGTCCCCAAATCCTGTACCAACAAGGCACTGGGGTAGAGCCCGAGTTCCGCGGCCATGGCCTAAGCCGCTGGCTCAAAGCAACCATGCTCGAGAAGGTGCTGCGCGAGATGCCCCAGGCTCGCTTTGTCCGTACCGGCAACGCCGACTCCAACGCCCCCATGCTCAAGATCAACCGCGAGCTGGGCTTCAAACCCTATCTCTCCTCCACTGTCTGGCAGGTAGAAACTGCCAAAGCCAGAGCCTACCTCGAGCGGTAA
- a CDS encoding thiol-disulfide oxidoreductase DCC family protein — MKTIVLFDGVCNLCNGVVQFILRHDPQERFLFTSQQSEAGQRLLAEHGIKAAQALAESVVVLEDNRVYLESDAALYILHRLGGVWGWAYIFRWIPRPWRDWVYRWVARHRYRIFGRRESCMVPTPALRSRFLDR; from the coding sequence ATGAAAACCATCGTCCTCTTCGACGGGGTGTGCAACCTCTGCAACGGGGTGGTGCAGTTTATCCTGCGGCATGACCCACAGGAGAGGTTTCTGTTCACCTCGCAGCAGTCTGAGGCTGGGCAGCGGCTGTTGGCCGAGCACGGGATTAAGGCCGCGCAAGCCCTGGCGGAAAGCGTGGTGGTGCTCGAGGACAACCGAGTCTACCTCGAGTCTGACGCTGCTTTGTACATCCTCCACCGGCTGGGAGGGGTATGGGGCTGGGCTTACATCTTTCGCTGGATTCCCAGACCCTGGCGCGACTGGGTCTATCGCTGGGTGGCCCGCCATCGCTACCGCATCTTTGGCAGGCGAGAAAGCTGCATGGTCCCCACCCCTGCCCTGCGCAGCCGCTTTCTCGATCGCTGA